The DNA segment tatggtggtatttgtactgtactgaaatgtgattttaattgtatgttaataaataaagttgcccggggagccgtagcaaaagctgggcggtggtggcgcacgcctttaatcgcagcactttgtaggcagagctaggtagatccctgtgtgttcaaggatacagccagcattggagacacacgcctttaatctcaataccatagaagacctggagggttgtacaacagacagtgatgaggcagtcatgtggttggttttacaaccaatgagaaggcagaacagaaagtctatataaagataaacagacaggaagtagctctcttttggggaggtctcttggcttaagaggctagctgcagcatgtgggtaaggctcttagctctgatctcttggctttcttctttgcattggttctgtgtttcttatttaataagacggttggttacttctacaacccaggggaagattgccaatgaacaaacaaaactaaagccagtgggaacggcacagttgtctgctttcctacaagtcccggattgataggtccacagctgcaaaaagaaatctgagaaaagctttcctatcagagaaaggacctttctgggaaaacaataaagctgaactgtgtctgaagcagttgtgctgctgagtcagaacactGTGTgtggaaagagcccagccagggcaggacagaactatccaggagtaaagctttcttttctgtcagagaaagcatctctttgagaaaagctttgtttcaactgactgccagtgagatgagggagtgtagccctaaggggtgattgcctctggcataagctctgtccttgagcacccagacaaaaaAAAcacactgggggactgggccaggtgaaggcctgagggaaaaacacctgtcctaatgtgagcttagagatggcaaaaacctcccttgttagattttcagtctgtacgtaaaccacacagaccctgaaaataaacagacaaaaagcccctaACTCCAGTAGctgggaaagccgccactgtagtgtcggaaattATTTCTGGATTAGCGGggtaaactgagaccaaacttgatactgtcagggagaaagactctgaagaaacagaggggacagattcctccccagaaaattcATGACCTGTGAAAGCTGCTAAGAGTTTGAggtagattggggggggggggaagcctctacttccaaaggcagctagcagaggaacagaacacCCTGTGatatctgaagctctgcatctggggggaaaggaacaaggaaaatgagaataaaatcagtgggagaaaaatctctgaaggagctatggaaaagctgttgtaaatatttgtttttcactgactggctaaggcaaacacaagccccaggatagttgctatcagaaatgccagacTCAATGCCGGCTAaagaggcaggtgcggttctgatttggaggccagagtcaaatgaaggagagacaacctgctgaagccagctgaggagagaccagaaacctcccaaggtgccatagctgaaaatgtaaaatgcttgttcaaacctccggggcaagaatttgtaagcaagtctggtaaaagagaaccagttgactctcggACACGAAAAGAtctatgggaaatgaagtccaaaaGCTAGCTTGCAATAAGGGACTgttataagggaaatgcattgtgggaaaggtagtttttccgctaaagatggcgacattggcctgaaacacttttgtcagctcaaaaatacgttcatggtaaacgtaaaatacagcttttaaaagaataaggaggggAAATCCACGATGGAGACTAaagcagcagagatctagagtggagtgctgagttctggcaaacagctgcatctctcttccagtaagtacctgaacagggctgatgtgaattatgtacagtccagattttggGAATCATACTCtgtcagggatctccacaaactagtgggtgtcctccctcgcagcccctgtgagacagtctctgtacgggagaggcctcacgtgactttgtctctggtgttcctctggggacacctgtgtgagaaactgtatgctctagaaccagctctcgtgtcctttggccaatgccggagtgtgaaatagtccaacgtgggagacaaaagatgatcccaatcgggaatcgtgacatttggtaaggagcgtggaactaaggaaggtcagctccaatgaagTTCcaataaaggaaccagaatgaaagtggcttgattagtgtttctgaggttttgtcactggttcaaTGCAAATAGTGGGGAAATAAGAGTTcggagctgtgctgcttttggctttactagctcctttagaaaaatactttatatcacctaatagctgtgcagtatttggcaaagagctttacagcagctaaatatggtaatttcaccctcagtgtgaagtgacgTTTTtcggtagaacaaaccaaaagcactgctgtaatagaaacgcttgtctgaattgaagcacttaggggagctattatgaatttgggtgaagggacaacctctagttaaaaaccgtttactgCTGACAGTGTATCTCTGCCGGTTCaggaatggctgagagaactcagcaactttggggtgtggcttcgtccagagaatgttacagtcccctagcaacaagtatcccAACcctaatgacaacactcactaaatcctagtgttatagcaaagctgactacaaactctaaactttagaaatgatgtacatacttcctgtctagttaagagaatctttctaatagagatagtgataataattaagagtaagaagtagaaaaagatgaaaataagatatgtgagtttgtagaaattctgtcttgttagatctctgtgttaagaaatctttaggtgtttgctaagttaaatatatgctaatggtagccctataaaagtttgtaaaatagatctatagagttcctttaagaatataagcttgcgccgggcggtggtggcggcgcacgcctttaatcacagcactcgggaggcagaggcaggcggatctctgtgagttcaaggccagcctggtctccaaagtgagctccaggaaaggcgcaaagctacacagagaaaccctgtctcgaaaaaccaaaaaaaaaaaaaaaaaagaatataagcttgcaagaagtatctaaggtagtcctaAGACAtatagtaataagcttgtaagaagtaaagatgctagttgtaaatgtaagtttaaataagaaataagaagataagaacaagaaatatatttgctaaagtagttctatagtttccttaaagagtATAgatagatgttaatatgttatatgtgagtttgtaaaaaatgtgtaaatgttgagtgtgagTTTATACTTAAGcacgttatatgtgagtttgtgaaaaagtgtaaatgttaagtgtgaatctatgcttaatgtatatggtgaaagaacctgagatACAGGCGTTAGTGCCCTAGCagactgcaaagcaggcagtctgaatggtttcaaaagctccagaagccgctaagaatggTTGATGTCAGAAtcagcacaacaaggcatctgcagctgagatctgtggaaaatcaacgcaacacagaaaaacctgagctaacagcaaaaacggagcggtttagaatactactgtaacTAGAAAGgtctctgtctgtgagaacaaaagttgcagagatgcttgtttgaactgaATTTGTTAACTGCAAAAcgttttggttgtaaaacgtctcttcatatttggaagtgaaagcctgataccagaatttatttcttgtttgaacttttggaacttaaaatgagataaaactacagaaagattttggttatggatttcttcatatttggaaggctagtaccagaatttatcactTGAATTCTAGGACGTAATGAACTGAAcaatagatttcattgcaatgggacaattttgagtttacttatagtaatgacctagaaactgttttctggaacttgttttgtgttacaaatggaactgtttaaacagaaaagtttgggttttctaactagccttgggactttgtttaaaaaattataaagaaaggaggagttatgaggttgaattatgtttgcagaaattatgtttaaactattgatattaatgcaccctggttttgtggagttaaggaaacattcaagtttgatgtgaatacatcaaagtttttcctatgttctgttagcaagaaaattcaaatgattaagagttaaagttgtaagatggagaaaattattaactatatatagcaccatatatgctaattcaaatggttctgttaagagtttgctttgtgttgtaagattgggagaattgggactatgtatagcaatatttatgttaacctgttaatggtaataatgaagctaagggattctttaagtttgtagtcgccttaagagtttttggtttagaaagggcttgaggcagttaagactgctgtagtcaccttggacctaattcaaaagagaaatgccatctttatcatcctctactcccatacttggaggtgtaacagctatggagattgctgtaagccattaataattagttatttttatatatattaagaaaggaggacctgtgggagcctgttttcgggttcctcgtggctttacccagcaggtccgcatagaggatgattaggaccatgggcctgagtgcaggtgtctgaaatggtctgcacttggctgtgctgggggacgaggtcttttgctccaccccttggtgtctctataaaaaccctggggcagagacagttggggcccgttggaaaaggttccaggccctctcgagtctatcctttattttctatctgtttatctccacactctaaatccttctatctaatatttcctgctgctcacactcaagaaaactctggggagctgtggggttggtgggtaaacgccccacaaggacctgacttcaatccccaaaacccacataaaggtggaaggcaagaagtGACTCTGCAAAGTCTTCTACGGAGACTCTTCTCTGACATTCACATATATGCTGTGGCTCAcatcacagaaacacagaaataagaaTAATAGCCCAAGGAATGCACATCCTTCTGCAGAGATCCATGAACATGTCATCTATGGAGAGCATCAGTGAacatgctcatccatgttcattgctgccttTTTTTTCCATGATAACTAGGTgatagcctagatgtccatcaactgatgagtgtgagtaatgaaaatgtggtacgttACACAATGTAATATTCagatatgaagaaaaatgaaatgatgaaattttCATGTAAGTGGTTGGAGCTGGAAATAATAATTCTGAATGAGGGAGcatagacccagaaagataagcaTTGAATGTTTGTTCTTGTGAGGATgctagctttgaatctttagatatgtTTGCTTAAACTGGTGTAGCAGTAGGAGCCAGGAAACTTGTAAGGGACCATGGAGGAGAAAGACTTCAAAATAGGGGTATAGAACACAAGTGGTATGAAGGGCAAAAGGGAGATAATGGGTCACAGAGCGTTGTGAGTGGTGggaatggaaagtgtcttagttactgtgctattcctgtgaagagacaccatgaccatggtgactCTTATAAGATAAAACATTTACCTAGgtcttgcttgcagtttcaggtTGTATCCATGATCATTGTGGTGAGAACAtgacagcacacaggcagacatggtgctggagaagtatctgagagttctacacccacatctgcaggtagcaggaagagagagatacttTTGAGGccttaaaacccacccccagtgacacacttcctccaacaaggtcacaccacctaattcttctcaagtagtgccactctctgatgaCTGTGAGGCTATGGAggctatttttattcaaacaaccacaggtGTGTAGTTCAAAGGAGGTAGGGGCAGGTGAAGCATTTACCTAAATTATTCTATTATCACTAAAAGcatgggagtcagatattgggctAAAAACCTGGTAGATCAAGAAAGCAGCAGAGGAACGACCAGCCGACTggtcaatagctgaacaggataaaattAGGTGGGAAAGTCAAattgagaattctgggaaagagaagggcagagtcaggagtcgccagccagacacgaAGGgcgcaggagatgaatgtgccaagctaataaaggtaccaccgcACGGCAGAGTGCAAGTAAGGCATATGGGTTaactttaaatgtaagagctagttagtaataaacctgagctatttacaattaagtctctgtgtgttaatTTGGAAGCAGTCACAGGATGGGGAGACTCTACCTACACACACTTCCACTGTTTCATGAAGATATCAGAAGGTACAGCGTATGGCTAGTTGGGGTTGCGACCTTTAGCATATGTTAATTTGAAAGTGTATCCCATAGGAAAGTCAGTCTGCCTAGGTCTCTTGCATCTCCCCAGTCTTTTGCCATCACTATCCTATACCATTTTGGGACAGTGAATGTAAGAGAGCTACCAGCAGACCTTGACACCTGAAGCACAAACCATAATAAACCTGTTCTTTACAGTTAGCACCAATTGTGGTATTGTGTTATTAGCAATAAGAAACAGTAAAGCAGTATGCAGAATTCACTGGTTTTGTGCCACATACCCTATTGGCCAATCATCAGGGGGCTTTTTAGAATAATGGTCTAACTCGGGCGTAAATAGGGTGACAACATGGGAAAAACACTTAGGGAAGTTGGAATACTACCCTGCCGGATGTGCTGGGTgccttaaaccagtgtttgaaatGATACCATCTTTCTGAAAGCAAAGATCCAAGAACCACAGAAAAAAGTAGAATTGGACACTATTTCACCCAATACTCAGTTGGAAACATTTCTTTGCTACCTATGCTGAGTGCATTGGGTTACATAGTTTAGTAGGTCTATGTTGTCCTTGTTTAAATTGTttctgccttttaagccacagctgtctgaatcagcaactgcagCTCCACCGCTACCAGCAGCGGTTAGGCCGCAAGGGCCGTAGATGGAGGGGAATCTGTTCCCTCAAGCTCCAACTCTTGCGAAGCTACAAAGagaacttaactaaacctctgtccctctaaagaactcaagattcaaaggttaaggtggaattgtGCTCTTCAGAGAGACTGaatgaatagcaagtagctcacctcctctccttgctcacagtcctccaaaaagccctcatgCTTCTCCTCGCCCCTCCTTATCAACCCCttttcacctggctcctccctaccacttcctgtcagctaattgctgactcagcctcctgagtgcatgtgaattttatttcatcaaacacacctttgcatcattaaacaaacgttccagagcataaacaaaagtaacaaaccttgaaataatattctacaacagctctGGTTTCCAAGGCAAGCATATTTAAGGGAATACAATTATAGTTTTAGGGAATTTGACTTCTCAGGACACTGAACCGAAAGGCAGAAAGGAACTCTAGGTATTGGCTAGGAAGATATATCTTGACTGCACAGGGGCAATTGTGTTATGTTTCACAATGAGAGCAATCAGAGCCCTGGTTTGGAAACTGAGAACCTATTCCAAAGACTAAGTAATCTCTTGCCCAAAACTTCTGGATAATGGAAACTTGCTGAGACCCAATAAAGGCAGGATCACCAAGAGATCACATGTGCTACTCAGAAGAAAGGTTTTGATCACTCAGTCAGGAAGAACCCAGGCTAGCAGAGTGTGCAGAGGGTAACATCAATCTGGAATGTATGAGAGAACACGCCAAGTCTGCTTACCAACATAGTCCTCATGTTCAGGTACAGAGAGATTATAACAATTACATTTTATGTCATCTGCTGCTTTTCCTATTCCCTAGACTGCTAGGCTAATTTATAAGGAAATCAAGAAATAATATATTACAAGAGGGGGTATGACCAAATTGGCAAATCCCCATAATATTCGAGACACAAAAATTTCTAATCTTTCCTAGATATTTCTTGATGACGCCAAACCCCACcaggaataaaacaaaaggaaaccaacTTGCCAAAGGAACATCTGTCCTCCCGTGTTTATTTTCTCTATACTTAGAACAGCCAGAAAAACGAATCAACACAGTATCCAGCAACTGGCCAGCGCATAAAGCAAGCAGATTGTTACACAGTGGAGTCTTGTTCAGCCTTAAGGATGAAGTTACCTCGTTTGAGGCAGTATGGACGAACCTGAAGGGCACTAATTTATGTAACAAGCTAGGCACCTACAGCTAAACTACCACATTGGCAACAGAAacgagaaaaaagaaaaagaaaaacagaaacaagatcaCATCTTCCACCACctgtcccccaaaataaaacaagttggtaccaggaggaAAGGCTGTTTGGTTCAGGTGACTTATCAGACCCCCTGGCCCGAGGGGGAGACTGCTTCCTGCAGAACGAGGTGAAGGAGGTGGTTCTGCTCAGCAGTCAGCAGCGGCCACATCTCCACCTGCAGCTTCTTGATGCCTTCTGTGTCCTTTTCATGGGCAGCCATGACCAGGGACTGCAATAGCAAAAACAGCTCCTCAGGAAGCTGGCCGCTGCTATCCTGGCCGTGGCCGTCAAAAGCCTCCCAGGAGTATTTCTCCAGGGTCTGGGCGTGCTCGGGCAGCAGCTTGGCGGGCGGTGgttgcaggagcagcaggagcagcacaCGGGACACCTCACACCTGACAAGGATGTCTGCGAAGGCACCCAGTGTACCGGGAGAGGGCGCAGCAGAGCCTGGGGCCTGGTCCGGGAGCAGCAGCGGGAGGGGCAGGGTCGGGGCCAAGCCGGGTCTTGGCTGGGGTcccggcgggggcgggggtgggagcTCGGGATGCTGCACCGGGTGGCTGCCATGCTCCCGTGCCAGACGTTGCATGCGTGTAAAGAGCGCCAGGGCGCCGGTGTAGTCGCGCGCCAGCAGCTGGCAGGAGGCGGCGTCGCCGAGCGCCTGCAGGGCGGCCAGTGGCATCAGGGGCAGGTGCAGCTGAGCAGCGCGCTGAAAGTGACCTGCGGCAGCGGCCGGCTGGCCCAGGGCGCGAAGAGCGGCGGCCAGCTCAAGGCacagggcggcggcggcggcaggctGGCCCAGCTCGAGGTGAAGGCGCACAGCGGCGCCCAGGGCGCTGGCAGCCGCCTGCAGAGGCTCGCCGTAGGCGGCCGGACAGCCTAGGCGCTGGCGCGCGTCGCACTCCTGCCGCAGGAAGAGTCGAGCAGCCTCCGTGAGGGCCAGCGTCTCCCCGGGCCCGTGGAAGAGCGCCTGCTGGCAGCGCGCCACAGCTAGCTGGCACCAAGCGGCATAGGGCAGGCACTCCTGGGCGCGCAGTTCGCGGGCTAGCTGCGCGAACTGCTCCCCGGCCTCGGCCACGTTCGGCTTCCGCAGGAAGCGCTTCTTGAGCTTGTTGGACACCTGCCGATAGCGGACCAAGAAGTCCCCAGCCTCAGAGCCAGGCCACGCACCGCCGCCGAGGGAAGACGCGGAGCCCGCCGCCATGTTAACCCGCCGGCCGCGCCTCCTGACTTCCGGTCGGGGTGCGCTGACGAagcagccacagctacctcaagGCTAGCGCTTTGTCTTCACTGAGATCACGCATCACCTCAGCTTCCGCCTCAGCGCTCCAGTGCTCTCTCCAgacccgcccccccacccccacccgttGCCAAGGTGATACGCAGAGTGCTGCTGGAGGCAGGGCACCAGATGCCAGGAAAGCCAGGCAGAAAAGTAGGGCGGGGTCCCTGTGGCCACAGGCCCCATTTGTAAATAATACTCTGTGGGGGCCGCGCTTGTTGACACATGAGGGGCGGGTAACAAGAGCTCCGCGTATGCAAATATTGTAGGGCGGGGCCGAGCTTCTAGACTCTAACCATCCTCCACAGAAGAGACCAGCCTCAAGAGGCCAGAACTGGTCCTGACAGGGCACGAGACTTCCCTAGTTTACACCTCATTGATAACCATTGCCAAAGGAGCCTCCTGGCAGATCTTGCTGATGAATAATGATTAATAAAGGTTAATAATGAGTCACTTATTGGCCACTTGTgttgtctgtttttgcttttctatgtCTCCTCTACTTGAATGGTCCTATGAAGTTGTTAGTTTCCTTTGTGTcaggggagggaaagacagagtaTGGTGAGTTTGCAGGGAACTGGGCAGATAGAAGCGATGGTGTCAGTGCTTAGACTGATGGGTACAGGCCTGAGCTGCTCCAGGTTATGGCCTCAGCTGAATTTGGGAGGGGTGGCCAAACATTGCAAATGAATGGGCAACTGCAGCTGTTTGAACTAAGAAGTGGAAGGTAGCTATGGCATTCTTGCCCAGAGCATACAGAGAGGTTTCCAACTCCAGTCACAGGTCACGGGAACGATGTCTCAGATTCTGTCTGGCCATCATACCTATATGCAAATGATAGCCTGTGGGAGGAAACCAGTCGCCAAACAAATATGCTGAGGGTGGGACTTGGATAGCCAAAAATTGAAGGAAGGGCAAGCAGAGTGTCAGACCATTCGGCAAGTAACAGTCTGTAGGGTAGAGTTTAGCTTTAGGGACAGGACGTCATGTACAAAACCTCAATCCCAGGGCAGGCAAAGCCATAGATAGACGTTGGAGCATTCCAGGCACTGGCACACAGGTTATATCTTAATCACATCCAGTGCCAGGCAAACCTCCTGGCAGATCTTGCTGATGAATAATGATTAATAAAGGTTAATAATGAGTCATAATCCTCCATGACCCTATTCCTGACATGccactgttctgttctgttcacgTCTGCATCCCCAGCCAAAAGGCCGCCTTGGCACGTGGGTCGTCTCTGCTCTGTGGTCTCCTATGAGAAGGCCATCTTTCTGATGCAgctggccaggctggccctgcatGCGTGTTCAGGGCCAAGAGGTGCATCGTGGGTACCCCCACCCAGGTCCCCCCTGTCTCCCTCCAAAGCGGCGGTTCCCCCACCACCCCGGCCTGCCTTCCACACCTGCACCCCGAACACCACTGTGTTGCCGCACTAGGCCACCCTGACCTTCTTCCCCTACCTTCCACTCACTCCCACCTCATGCCCAAAGGAAAAACGAGGGAAACCAGCCTGTAGGTCACCCGCACCCCAGCACCACTCCCACCCGCTGTGTTCCTCCAAGTAGGCCCACCTCACCCTCTGCCCCCACCGCCgccctcacccccagccccagccccagccccagccccagcccaccccGTGCCAAAGGAAAAGCCAGGGAAGCAAACCTACGGGGTTCTCGAGCTAAAGCTTTAATAAGAGCacaacagggagaaggaaggggcgaGGCTGACCAGCCTCGCAGGGCTGTCTGTGGGGAAGTTGGGGCGGGATGAACTGATGCTCGGCGGCGGAGAGACTGGGGCGGATGGGCAGGTCAGCAACCCAgagccagccagcagcagcaaCGGCTGCGGGTAGTAGCTAGCGTTGACGTCGACGCCCACGATGAGGGCCACCAGCCGGGGCCACCTGGGAGATGGTGGCGAACTGGAACAGTTCGCTGAGCATCGTGTTATTGTAGACAGTCATGTCCAGCAGCTCTGGGGTGATGAGCCTCTGTGCGCCTCGGCGTTGGGCCTCATTGCCTGCCAGCTCCAGCAGCCTGCGGGTCAGGAACTCCAGGATGGCGGTCAGCAAGATGGGCACCGTTTCGCTCAGCCGCCGGCCATGGCCGCTCTCCCGAAGATGGTGTTCCACCAGGCTCACAGAGAAGGTCAGCTCGGCTCTGGAGGTGCGGGAGCGGcgagacgacgacgacgacgaccctCGACGGCTGCCCTGTCTGGTCCTGGGCATGTTGGCCTCGGAGCGCGACCTCACAGGCTGGTTCCGCTCCACCTGGCTGCTCTCTGCTGGCCCGCTGGGCTCTGGGCCTCCAGGCCGATCCCAACGGCCCCCTCTGCGTCTGGCTGCGTATCCTAGCGACGCCTCACGGTCGAAGGTCACTCTTCCGTGCTCCCACTCCAGCTCCCACTGATGACGTGTCGTGTGTCATGGCTCCCAGGCAGCCCTCGCTAGGGGCGCTGTCGCCACCTTGACACCTTGGGCTGCTCAAGGAGCCTTCTAGGAAAGACCTGGGGGGGGGCAACTCAGTGGTTCCTTTGAGAACCAAGCCCTTCTTCACAACCCTCGGCTTCTAAGGTACTTTCACCGTGCCTACCCATTAAGCGTGAGCTCTTtgtccctgccttccccaccaccacccaccacccaccccacgcCCCACCCAGGATCCCAGTCACCGCTGTA comes from the Peromyscus maniculatus bairdii isolate BWxNUB_F1_BW_parent chromosome X, HU_Pman_BW_mat_3.1, whole genome shotgun sequence genome and includes:
- the LOC143270761 gene encoding histone H2A-Bbd type 2/3-like encodes the protein MPRTRQGSRRGSSSSSSRRSRTSRAELTFSVSLVEHHLRESGHGRRLSETVPILLTAILEFLTRRLLELAGNEAQRRGAQRLITPELLDMTVYNNTMLSELFQFATISQVAPAGGPHRGRRRQR
- the LOC143270914 gene encoding 40-kDa huntingtin-associated protein encodes the protein MAAGSASSLGGGAWPGSEAGDFLVRYRQVSNKLKKRFLRKPNVAEAGEQFAQLARELRAQECLPYAAWCQLAVARCQQALFHGPGETLALTEAARLFLRQECDARQRLGCPAAYGEPLQAAASALGAAVRLHLELGQPAAAAALCLELAAALRALGQPAAAAGHFQRAAQLHLPLMPLAALQALGDAASCQLLARDYTGALALFTRMQRLAREHGSHPVQHPELPPPPPPGPQPRPGLAPTLPLPLLLPDQAPGSAAPSPGTLGAFADILVRCEVSRVLLLLLLQPPPAKLLPEHAQTLEKYSWEAFDGHGQDSSGQLPEELFLLLQSLVMAAHEKDTEGIKKLQVEMWPLLTAEQNHLLHLVLQEAVSPSGQGV